In Vicugna pacos chromosome 1, VicPac4, whole genome shotgun sequence, a single window of DNA contains:
- the COPB2 gene encoding coatomer subunit beta' yields the protein MPLRLDIKRKLTARSDRVKSVDLHPTEPWMLASLYNGSVCVWNHETQTLVKTFEVCDLPVRAAKFVARKNWVVTGADDMHIRVFNYNTLERVHMFEAHSDYIRCIAVHPTQPFILTSSDDMLIKLWDWDKKWSCSQVFEGHTHYVMQIVINPKDNNQFASASLDRTIKVWQLGSSSPNFTLEGHEKGVNCIDYYSGGDKPYLISGADDRLVKIWDYQNKTCVQTLEGHAQNVSCASFHPELPIIITGSEDGTVRIWHSSTYRLESTLNYGMERVWCVASLRGSNNVALGYDEGSIIVKLGREEPAMSMDANGKIIWAKHSEVQQANLKAMGDAEIKDGERLPLAVKDMGSCEIYPQTIQHNPNGRFVVVCGDGEYIIYTAMALRNKSFGSAQEFAWAHDSSEYAIRESNSVVKIFKNFKEKKSFKPDFGAESIYGGFLLGVRSVNGLAFYDWDNTELIRRIEIQPKHIFWSDSGELVCIATEESFFILKYLSEKVLAAQETHEGVTEDGIEDGFEVLGEIQEIVKTGLWVGDCFIYTSSVNRLNYYVGGEIVTIAHLDRTMYLLGYIPKDNRLYLGDKELNIVSYSLLVSVLEYQTAVMRRDFSMADKVLPTIPKEQRTRVAHFLEKQGFKQQALTVSTDPEHRFELALQLGELTIAYQLAVEAESEQKWKQLAELAISKCQFGLAQECLHHAQDYGGLLLLATASGNASMVNKLAEGAERDGKNNVAFMSYFLQGKLDACLELLIRTGRLPEAAFLARTYLPSQVSRVVKLWRESLSKVNQKAAESLADPTEYENLFPGLKEAFVVEEWVKGTHADLWPAKQYPLVTPNEERNVMEEAKGFQPSRPAAQQEPDGKPVSPTPVIVAAHTANKEEKSLLELEVDLDNLELEDIDTTDINLDEDILDD from the exons ATG CCTCTGCGACTCGATATCAAGAGAAAGCTAACTGCTCGATCTGATCGAGTAAAGAGTGTGGATTTGCATCCTACAGAGCCATGGATGTTGGCAAGTCTTTACAATGGCAGTGTGTGCGTTTGGAATCATGAAACACAG ACACTGGTGAAAACTTTTGAAGTGTGTGATCTTCCTGTTCGAGCTGCAAAGTTTGTGGCGAGGAAGAATTGGGTTGTGACAGGAGCG GATGACATGCACATTAGAGTGTTCAACTACAACACTCTGGAGAGAGTTCACATGTTTGAGGCACATTCAGACTACATTCGCTGTATTGCTGTTCATCCGACTCAACCTTTCATTCTGACTAGCAGCG ATGACATGCTTATTAAACTCTGGGATTGGGATAAAAAATGGTCTTGCTCACAAGTGTTTGAAGGGCACACTCATTATGTTATGCAGATTGTGATCAACCCCAAAGATAACAATCAGTTTGCCAGCGCTTCTTTGGACAGGACTATCAAG GTGTGGCAGCTGGGCTCCTCGTCACCAAACTTCACCCTGGAGGGACACGAGAAAGGCGTGAATTGCATTGACTACTACAGTGGTGGCGACAAACCATACCTCATTTCAGGTGCGGATGACCGTCTTGTGAAAATATGGGACTATCAG AATAAAACATGTGTACAGACCCTGGAGGGACATGCCCAGAATGTGTCTTGTGCCAGTTTTCATCCTGAGCTGCCAATTATCATCACAGGTTCAGAAGACG GAACCGTGCGTATTTGGCATTCAAGCACCTATCGCCTGGAGAGCACGCTGAATTACGGAATGGAGAGGGTGTGGTGTGTGGCCAGTCTGCGAGGGTCCAACAACGTCGCCCTGGGCTACGATGAAGGGAGCATCATAGTTAAG CTTGGTCGGGAGGAACCTGCCATGTCCATGGATGCCAATGGAAAGATAATTTGGGCCAAACATTCAGAAGTCCAGCAGGCCAACCTAAAAGCAATGGGAGATGCTGAAATTAAAGATGGAGAGAGATTGCCACTGGCAGTGAAGGACATGGGCAGTTGTGAAATATACCCTCAGACTATTCAGCACAATCCTAATGGGCG GTTTGTCGTGGTGTGTGGGGACGGCGAGTACATCATCTACACAGCGATGGCACTGAGGAACAAGAGCTTCGGGTCCGCGCAGGAGTTCGCGTGGGCCCACGATTCTTCGGA atATGCAATAAGAGAAAGCAACAGTGTTGTAAAGATATTTAagaactttaaggaaaaaaaatcatttaaaccaGATTTTGGAGCTGAAA GTATCTACGGAGGCTTCTTGTTGGGAGTCAGATCTGTGAACGGCTTGGCTTTCTATGACTGGGACAATACAGAGCTCATACGCAGAATTGAAATTCAGCCCAAACAC ATTTTCTGGTCCGACTCTGGAGAGCTAGTCTGTATTGCCACCGAGGAGTCCTTTTTTATCCTTAAATATCTGTCGGAAAAAGTCTTGGCTGCACAGGAAACACATGAGGGAGTTACTGAAGATGGTATTGAAGATGGCTTTGAG gTTCTTGGTGAGATTCAGGAAATTGTGAAAACAGGGCTGTGGGTGGGCGATTGCTTCATTTACACAAGTTCTGTGAACAGATTAAATTATTATGTTGGAGGAGAAATAGTCACCATTGCCCACTTGGACAG gacaaTGTATCTCCTGGGCTATATTCCTAAGGACAACAGGCTGTACCTCGGGGATAAAGAACTAAACATTGTCAGCTACTCCCTGCTGGTTTCAGTGCTGGAGTACCAGACGGCTGTCATGCGCAGGGACTTCAGCATGGCCGACAAGGTGCTTCCTACCATTCCAAAAGAACAGAGGACCAGAGTTGCACACTTTTTGGAAAAGCAG GGCTTCAAGCAACAAGCTCTTACAGTATCCACAGATCCTGAGCATCGCTTTGAACTTGCTCTTCAGCTTGGAGAACTAACAATTGCATACCAATTAGCAGTGGAAGCAGAG TCAGAACAGAAGTGGAAGCAGCTTGCCGAGCTTGCCATCAGTAAGTGCCAGTTCGGCCTCGCCCAGGAGTGCCTGCACCACGCGCAGGATTACGGGGGTCTGTTGCTTCTGGCCACTGCCTCTGGAAATGCTAGCATGGTGAACAAGCTAGCAGAGGGTGCGGAGCGAGATGGCAAGAACAACGTGGCGTTCATGAGCTACTTCTTACAGGGCAA GCTTGACGCTTGCCTGGAGCTCTTGATCAGAACCGGACGACTGCCAGAAGCTGCCTTCCTGGCACGGACTTACTTACCCAGTCAGGTTTCAAG GGTGGTGAAACTCTGGAGAGAAAGTCTCTCAAAAGTCAATCAGAAAGCAGCAGAATCCCTTGCTGATCCAACAGAATATGAAAACCTTTTTCCTGGATTAAAAGAAGCCTTTGTTGTAGAAGAATGGGTGAAGGGAACACATGCTGACCTGTGGCCGGCCAAACAGTACCCACTAGTCACG CCAAATGAAGAGAGAAATGTCATGGAAGAAGCAAAAGGCTTTCAGCCCTCAAGACCTGCAGCTCAGCAG GAACCTGACGGGAAACCTGTTTCTCCCACCCCTGTTATTGTGGCCGCTCACACAGCcaacaaagaagaaaag AGTTTACTTGAACTGGAAGTAGATTTGGATAATTTAGAACTAGAAGATATTGACACAACAGATATCAACCTGGATGAAGATATTTTGgatgactaa